The proteins below are encoded in one region of Salvelinus namaycush isolate Seneca chromosome 39, SaNama_1.0, whole genome shotgun sequence:
- the LOC120032563 gene encoding rho GDP-dissociation inhibitor 1-like — protein MAEDDLTPEQLAAIAAENDVGETVNYKPPAQKTLQEIQELDQDDESLRKYKEVLLGAGAAAVADPSVPNVQVTRLTLMCETAPNPLTLDLQGDLESFKKQSFILKEGVEYRIKISFKVNKEIVSGLKYVQQTHRKGVRIDKSDYMVGSYGPRPNEYDFLTPLEEAPKGMLARGTYNIKSKFTDDDKHDHLSWEWNLNIKKDWKD, from the exons ATGGCTGAGGACGATTTGACTCCGGAGCAGCTAGCAGCCATCGCTGCGGAGAACGACGTAGGCGAGACGGTCAACTACAAGCCCCCGGCCCAGAAGACCCTGCAGGAGATCCAAGAGCTGGACCAGGATGACGAGAGTCTCCGGAAGTACAAGGAGGTTCTGCTAGGTGCCggcgctgctgctgtcgctg ATCCCAGCGTTCCCAACGTCCAGGTGACACGGTTGACACTGATGTGTGAGACTGCCCCGAACCCACTGACCCTTGACCTGCAAG GAGATCTGGAGTCCTTTAAGAAGCAGTCCTTTATCCTGAAGGAGGGAGTGGAGTACAGAATAAAGATCAGCTTCAAA GTGAACAAGGAGATTGTCTCGGGACTCAAGTATGTCCAGCAGACCCACAGGAAAGGAGTGAGAA TTGACAAGTCAGACTACATGGTGGGGAGCTATGGGCCGAGGCCGAACGAGTACGACTTCCTGACCCCGCTGGAGGAGGCTCCTAAAGGCATGCTGGCCCGCGGCACCTACAACATCAAGTCCAAGTTCACCGACGACGATAAGCACGACCACCTTTCCTGGGAGTGGAACCTCAACATCAAGAAAGACTGGAAAGACTAA